The sequence below is a genomic window from Daphnia pulicaria isolate SC F1-1A chromosome 6, SC_F0-13Bv2, whole genome shotgun sequence.
CGACATTTCTGGCGCTGCTGGAGCGCAGCGGCTTGATGGATACGCTCACCCGTCAAGGTGATCGAGTTAGACGTTAGAGAGCGTTAGAgaagtttctcttttttggttgttgttgttgtttctttccgTTTGCGTTGTGTTGTCGCCCTCCCTATCCGCGCGTTCACAAACGACCAAATTCTCGTTCTAAAGGCCCGTGGACGGTGTTCGCACCTGATAACGAGGCGTGGCAGGCGCTGCCAAAGGAGATCTTCGACCATATTGTCAGCGACCCGGTTCTGCTCAGACAAATCCTCACCTACCACGTCGTCCAGGCCAATGCAACCAGGGTGCAGCTCATCAACGACGAGAAGCTGCCGTCGCTCTACGATAGCCGACCCATCCACATCAATTTCTACACGGACGGATGGGCCAGCGTGAGTAGAGTCTCCTAATCgcttcttaatttttccaatcaagACATATATAATAAGTCCCGattcttttgaatatttcgTCAATAGTGGTACACTGCTTCTGGCAGCCAGATATCGGACCTGGATGAACTGGCGTCTAATGGAGTCGTTCACGTCGTCAAGTCCGTTCTTCTTCCGCCTCTGGGTGATTTCTACTCGGTTGTCAAATGGACGCCGGCTTTACAAACAGCTTTTTCGATGTTGGAGAGTGTCTCCAATCCTGCTTTTACCAACAGTAATGACAATCCTATTCAAACCTTGATTCAAACGAATGATACAAGTTTGACATTCATTTTTACTTCCGAAATAGATTCCGTATCTTTGACGGCTTTCCTACCGGTCGATAGCCCAGTGCTGGACGCTTTACTAGTCGGCTCAAGCCCGTCTGATGTAGCAGGtgagttcccccccccccttttttttcccctttcgttCACCTTGCTTTTCTGACCCAGAATCGctaattctatttttaaatctttttttttttctttttctgttaaaattaaaaaaaaattccattcagACATATTGAGGCGCCATGTCGTTCGCGGCACATGGTTCACTTCGGGCTTGATTGATGGCGATCGCTTGTTCACCTTCGACGATCAGGTCCTGACAGTGCGCCGCGACGCGGATTGTGTAGGAATCAACGGAGCCTGCATCGCCGTTCGAGACATCACCTTGACCAATGGCGTTCTGCACGTCGTCGACAATCTAATACTATGAACAATCTGATCGATAGCGTGATCGCTTTTTCGATTGTAGGCCACCTATTACCGTGTGGCTCGAAGCCACATTTGTGCTTTCCGTGTCGCTCATGCAGGTTATTTGACATGAtacgttctttttttaaataaatttattattatttctcacACTGGCAGGTCGCTTTTCTTTTAAGTCCAAATAGTCGgctgattttcaaaatgtttgaattggatagaaaaaaacatcaaaagtATCGGACGAGCGCTCCGAGCGCTATATACTCTGATTTGAACGTGTGTTACGCAAGTTGATGTGTACCCGTTTCCGCGTGCGACTTGACCGTCGGGCTTTCCATTCGGTTCAACTGACTGTGAGTAACGCAAAGTTTACGCTTGGGCAGAAatgatcaatttcaaaaatgaacaaaagacTTGGACCGTGCTCTTTTCATCCGCCATGTCCTAGTCGATTATTTAAGAAACTGGTCCTCAAGCGGGAGCAGTGGTGCACGCAGGCGAGTTGATTGCATAGTGAAGCGCACTATCGCGATTGGCTAAGAATATTACAAAAATATGCACTGGCACAAtatccatccagcagcagttcaataataaaaaaacaaaaacaaaaaaaaaagacttgtgAAGCAAAGTGAAGCTGTACAATTTCTTTATGAGTCGCCTGGTGGGAGATTTAAATTCAAGGAGGGACCTTCGGCTCTATATGGAATTTCGCTGTCGTGAAATCGGCAATAACCTGCTTGTATACACACGGCCAGCAGACTTTCCATTTAAACtcatcttttttgaaaataggatgaacaagaaacaaaacaaaatatttatgcAGACTTTCCTTCTGCGCAAAAGGCTGAAATCTTAAACAACAAGCTAACAGTTTAAGTATAGAGAAACCAAATTTGTGTCTATATGGGTTTTACTTTCGCATCGCGTGCCACTGGCAGTTTATTATACATTTCACCGCGTGATGATTGCCAtacgaggaggtgccggtgtggcggcaggtccccCTTGGTCATAAACATTAACTGtttgcactttgcttgaagtgtttaaagtataaatatttttgaatttggttgttcacccacagacaaagttgtgaggtacaaaaaaacaaaaacaggcctgatctgTATTCATTTGACAAATACAAAACGTCGATATGTCAAAGTGGGACAACTCgctaagaaaagaataaagaagacgACACGCGGTAAAAGTAAGTTGGCGACTGCGTTCGTGAACGAAAAGAAAGGTATACGCTAAATAACCAAAGTTGAACTCTTGTCCATTGCTAATGTTCTcgttgcactttgcttgaagtgtttagaataataaatattttagaatTGGATTGTTTACCCCAcaagacaaagttgtgaggtacaaaaaaaaatcgtaccTGCAGTCGTTTTACAAATGAGCAACCACTTCCATTGGTTTTTTAATGGAACCATGGGTTTAACTGAGTCAACAAatcggcaagagaaaacagttccagATAATCGCCgaactcaggaataatcgtaatTCCCAATTTATAACCGACGCCACCAaacagtcaaaaaggaagGACAGAGATAAatgtttcctacctttaagcccgggaaatacagccaggtcCTCCATCcgcagaaaagttgaatccatcAGGCGGGGAAAAGGCCGTCCCGTATCCTCGTGTCACACTTACAAAGGTGTACACGAGAACTGAGGGGatttaaagaaaagggaagaagaaattcgTAATTCGTCGAAAATCGGTTGCTTTTTCCATCtaacttttatttgtttatctaaacaaataaaaaaatgggttaccaAACATATTTGCAGAAACAacaataagtaaataaaaatttgaaaatgagacagtggTCAAACAttaattgttaaaaaacaGGAGAATTTAAGTTTACCATGCAATATCTAGCAGATTACATAGTCACAAGTAAATgaaagtaacgaaaatcattacccaagtgaTGATCCTGAGATTGCTGTTGATGAAAGGTCAATaccagaacaaaaaagttctgttgttacgatggctggctcaggcctcaaatctgcaaaaagGAGAAGATTACATATTAGCAGATATTAGTGCCAACAAACTGTCATGCATTGACAGGGGGCATACATAACACATGCTAGTCAGGAACTAACATTTCACATgaacaggtttaactcttctattgAAGCTCCAATAATCATTCTATTTGTAATCAGCCTGCTgcttttatttacctgctaaacATCATGGAATGTGCATTAAGCGATTCTATGAACACGCGACTCAGCAGGACTCAGTTCTTGTCCAGAATTGACTCTTGACACGAtgaattttgtaatttaacTTCTTGTGCTAATTTTTGTGCAGCCACGTACCAAAAAGATGAtcgtttcattttattatttgttatctTCGTCAGATTTCCGACttttcaacaaaaagaaagcagacgacacttatCTTCTAATTAGCCaacttaagatatcgattaaaatcccccccccctaaatcCAAACTGCTCAAAAGCAAGTAGGTATGCTGATATGCTCAAAAGGGAAAAGGCTTTTGAGCAGTTTTTGACAATAGCGGCCAAAGCGATTTTTTCACTCGTGCTTGAcatccgctgaacggatcAGGATTATTTAAGTATCTAACAGCTCATCTCATCAAGTTACACTGAGCCCCCTTACCAGAGTCAAGATGAAAGTAACGATTTGCACGAAACCCGCAGATAAGTATTACACCGCCACAATGAGACCCTCATAGGACCCTCATTTAAAAAGCCAAGAGGGAAAAGTGTGACTAATCTGGCGGAATAATCTTTGCAAAACaggctttttgaaaaattacttttacTCACGAACGGGATGGGAAACAAAATCTGAGATGGTCACGTCCGAGTCTACAATTCAATAGGAAGAATCCCGACTAATCGATAAAGTCTGGTTCTATATTACAGTGACAAAAGGAATCAAGAAAGGCCACTCATACAAGGACGTCAGAGAAAGATAAGAGGCTTTGTCACATTCAATCACTTATTGGCTTGTTTCGTTTTCAAATTGTTACTAGTattgcacaaagaaattgagGACCCTAAGGGCCGCAGCTGGTATATGGATTGCTTTCATTTATATTCTACATtcatgtttatttttgttgtcatCCGTCATGGGATATAATCGATAGTTGAAGTTTTTAAGGCTCTTAAGTTTCGCTTTTCagagaaaaggtttttttttcttttttaacaaagcCACATCAGTAATAAGGGAAAACAGTTTATTCAAACCCGATAATTGAGATCATCTTAAATAGATCAAATAGTCGGAAATATATCTTCAAACGACGGTATTATTGGACAGTCCTTCGGTTTGGTACTCGGTGCTGAAATCTTCTCGGAAATCTGACACATCAAGAGAATTGTGATAATCGTAATCTCAAAGTTTCATGAACGTCTGAACTAAGTGGGAACAAAATGACGTACTTTCGGCTAAAAGTCCGTTTGTGGGAACCGGCACGTGATgagaatccatttctctcaagtACGAGCAGTGAGTGACGCACTGGGAGCATTTCCTTTTGAAAGCTGGACGCTGGACGGATCCTCGACAGCGgacggcaaaacaaaactcctcGGCCATCTCTGAGCATAGCGATTGCTATTCCATGTTTAATAAACGggattgaaaaatcaatttgtttcccccctgggattattttatttgaaactcACTTGTTCGTAGGCCGCACTCTTCTTCGAATTCCAACAGAATTCGATGATGGCGATAAGGACAGCTACGGCCAATCCGCACAGCAGGACAACAAAAACGCCACCtgcaaacgattgaaaattggCCGTATTCACTCAAGGGAAAAACGACGGGAATAATATAGGCAAATATTTTGAGATATACCAATGCTGTCGACGCCCAAAGTAGTCTTGGTTTCTTTGCCTTGAGGGAATTTGTTGCAGACCTCTTCTTTATTCTTCCACCATTTGCTGTACAATTGGTAGATGACGCCCTTCTCTTGAAGTTCGAGAATGGCCAAGGAAATCCTATCTCTCCACGGAGATCCTGAAACGAgccgggaaaaataaaaataatgccgTAGGGAACTGTAATTCTTAATATGTTACCGATAGGCGTAGCGATGCCGTAGTATTTCGAGTCGAGTAAGCCTCCTATCTGGGTAAGGTTACAATTTCGATGCACAAAATAATCGAGCGTTGTCGATTCCATCAGGAATGCGTAGTTGCCATCCAGCACTCTGCGGATGCCTTCGTCGTAGGTTGAGACGAACACCGACGGCTTTTTGTTCTCCATGAACCGCCACATCTTTTGATAAGTTTCAATTTTCGAATCCTGTAATGAAATGTAAcgaatttaaattcaagtccTCCATGATGCAATAGTCAAGCGATGACTCACTCGGAAAAATGTCATGGTCGATCCGCTCTCGAGGGTCCCGTAGGAGATCTCCCTTTGCTCGGCCAAATCCTGAGCCGACTCAATTGGGGAGGCCATCCGCTCGACGGTGAGGAAGGCGGCTAGATTGGCGGTGTATGACGAGATGataatcagcgtgaaaaaccaCCAGATGCTGCCCACGATCCTCGTTGAAGCCGCCTACACGATTCAATGgtcaataaaatttcaagatCAAAGCTACATCACCTAATGCTGCTCTGCTACTAATTGCGGAAGCGAATAACGTTGCCCCTGTATACCTTGGGATTGAGATCAGAACCTTGTTGCATCAACCTACAATGAATAACAAGACAGGCCATCAGCGGAATATTAATTGCACTCAACATATGTATTAGATTAGGCAAAGCAGCCCAGCGTGCTTACGTGCCGACAGTGAACCAGAAGCTGTTGCCCAGACTGAATTGATTGCGGATGACAGTGGGATCGGCGACGCACGGATATGGATTGTGCCATTCGTAGGGTGAGAATCGACTGACTAGGAACATGGTGATGGAAACCAAAGCATAGGCTACTAAAACGTAGAGCCAAATGTCCAACGTCAACGGCTTCATGAACGAGAAAAGACGCGCTGGCGGCTTGGTTGGAACCTGTTAATAATAAAGGATAGAAAATCAATCATTATCCTTCTTGGATATCTGTACGGCGCAGTACATGCTCGCAATTTCACGGCCAATAtgcttcttttaaaatttcaaaagtgaaatCAACCACGTTCAATCATTTGTTGtgccagaaagaaagaaaaaatgaataattgaaaCTGGTCAAAAGGACAAACCTTGAACATGATGCTGATTCCGAGGTTCATGAAAGGCTTCGTGAAATCGATGACGCTCTCTCGCGCATAATTGATCGTCATGCTACCAATCGCCAAGTCTGCTTTCTGTACAAAAGAACAAGGTGATTAGTCGCTTATttgaattgtaaaataaaaggatTTTTATCCGTCCATATCATCGACTCgtcattctaaaaaaaaaagcaccgCAAAGGAGTCGGAATTGATTgaatagaaaaatggaaaatgcgTTACCCGATCCATGAGTTCCCGCACAATACCGTTCCATTCTCCCGTTTTCGGATCAGAGATGCCGTACTTGGCTTCGGGCGCTAGCCGAATGGTGTAGTTGAATCCCACCAAGTGAGCGATTTCTCTGATCAATTCAACGCAGAAGCCTTCGTAGCGTTCATTGTCAGTCAGATTGTAGCCAGATGCAAGCAATACGTAGGGCACTTCCTACAAACGAACGCGTATAGCAACGTGTCTGTATAGTGGAGACTATACAAGGAAACTCAAGTGCCTTCAGGGATAATTGTACCGGCGTTTCAGGTTTGATAGTCTCATAATGAGCTAaggaatttattttctatttatgcAATGCGCATTCTATTCAGCAGTTTCTCACAGCAAGACTATATTCAGCAGCCGAATATACTTAACGACTACATGCAAAAGCAGACTCCACTACATAGACTACTCATGCTGCAGCTTAATGAAACCATTAAAGGGGGCATGCGAGATTTTGGCGTGTGCTGTTCCATCATCTGATTATTAACGTGAATAAGCGCAGATAAGAAAGCACTACAAAAACCATAATGGCCGGAAACGCGGAAAGTCGTTCGTTaccttgttttttcctttaaattgttgtcgtcgttgtgGCTCTTGAACTCGAGTGTCTTTTCTGAcaatccaagtactaacaaaGCTATATAACTAAACGTGTAACTGTGAAAATAAACCGGTTATAGGGTCGGAACTAACGTGTGACATGAGTTGTTTAACGACGCCGTTCCATTCGCCGGTGACGGGATTCTTGACGCCATAGGCCCCATCCGGATTGATGTCGACGATGTAACTGAACTTGGAAATGCGAGCGATCTCGTCCagcaattccattgagaagcCGTAGAACCGGTTATTGCCCGTGTAGTTCTTACCGTGGTTCAGCATGACGTACGGCCGCTCCTGTGTGTCCAGTTTCCCGTGAAGAAAAACACAGCAAATGTTTCGGCGATGCCATGCCATTAGGAATCATGCCAACATTGAGAAAACACATAATAATTGAACGGGGGGTATAAAGAAGAGCTTTTTGGTGACACGATTCATCAGCTGTCGCGTGAAGCGGAAGAAAACGCTGCGAAATAATATAACGGGAATAGCGAAATCCAAGTGATGGCCATGCCAGAGAGAATAACGATTATTTCGTGCCACTGACCAAGTTGGTGGTGACAACGAGAGTGACGTTCATCGTTCCAGCGTCGAAGAAAGCCACTGGGTCGGTGAGATTGACTCCGGTTCGAGGCGTCCATTCGCCAACTTTGAGGAGGGCGTGGGATTTCAGTTTTAGAAGATCAAACTTGAAGTTGGTGCGGCGGCCCTCGCGGAACTGCACCGGACCGGTCAATCCCCTGTATTCAACCTGCGAAAAGGggatttatttattagtaTCAACTTTAATTTTCAGTTAACTCGGTTATGTGGTGACGCTGGAGCAGTCAATAAAACATCGCCTTCAGCGTTACAGAGCAGGTTGTACCGATGACTGATTTCGTCCTACTTTTGTGGCAGAGGCGTGATGTGTGTGCAGCTTTTCGCCTACACTGATTCACATCACGTTCTGTAGTTTTAGTCAATAGTGTTGGAACAATATTATATACCAACTGGCTTCCTAGTAGTCTAGACAAAAGTTCACTTAGTGGGCGTATTTGATTATGAACAACGCAGTAGCGACAACTTGGCTAAAGTTGCTGGTCGAACAATCCATCAGTAAGTTTGGTGTCACGTCTATTCTCCTTTTCAACTGTTATGCttgttatttctatttcaattttGGTAAACTAAAAAACCGGGCTTAGGTAAACTGGTGTGACATTTGAGTTAAAGCTAAACGCAGATCTAAAGATACTACacataaaagaattaaatcgCTGCAAGGAAACTTACTGCGTTGATGTAATTAAATAGAGAGGAGCCGTCACTCCATGGAACTTCATCGTCACACGACATGTTGGCCAGACGAAGAGAAGAGCTGCGGTCCAGCGCCTGCAGTCCATGAGCGAAAACGTGGACCGAATCGTAAAACAAGGCCGGCTCGATCTGTCCAGAGTAATGtcaattatttatatttgaaGTGTTGTAGAGAATGAGATCTATCTAGAAAGAAACCTGAAGGATTCGAGTTCGATTGATGACCGATTGATTGTAGCCGGGCATTTGAACCCGTTCCATCTCTTTGAGCGTCTGCATCACACGGAAATATTCGCTGTCAACGGCTCGGAATGCCGTTATGTTGACGTAGTTGTACTTGAAGGCCTCTAAGTCGAATATTTCCACGTCCTGTCAATCACATTCCAAACAGATAAGAGACTTTTGAGAtgcaaattcattttcatatCATCGTCCACTTGAGATGCggaggttaaaaaaaattataacactTACAAAAGTCGTAAACAAGTAGTGGTACTTGTAATCGTTCATCTGAAGCTGAAGAACCTGTTGTGAAAgaagggatttttttttataggctCGAATCAAACAACAATACGTTTGTACAAGGCCTCAAGCGATTTTTTTGTCATGgtgtcagaaaaaaaagaaagaacgaaagaaagaaaagagaatcgaTTGCCTTGATCGATCAACCACCAGTCCACGACATATGAATGGATTGCGATAACGCCCACTCGCACCCGGACTCAACGTTCCGGATATGACCGGACGAGGGTTTAAAGGATTGAGAATCGATGCCGAAATATTTATTACGGGTCGGTCGTCAGGAACGCATCGGCTCTCGTTTGTTCTCAGtgttttagtttagtttagttatttttttcttttctccaatCCGACTTGAGAAAAACCAGAAAAGATCTCCAACACGAACAATAAGACGCTAGATACGATCGTTGGATATATAGCTATGGCAACCGAACTCACCCCTTTGAGGAAGAAATTCATGTTCTCCGGCCTGGTGTCGATTACAAGATTGTAGAATTCTTTGGCTTTGACCTCCTTGAGCACGTCCTTGTATGTGTCGGGAGACGCCTGACGAAGGAGTATTTCCATGGGCTTGGCCATTGGAGCGCGGATCATATCCTGAAGCATCACCAACCCTTTATACAATGTTGGGGGCAAAAAGTATAAGACAGACAAGTCAAAATCTCATAGTCCTCACAGGTCGATTGAGAAACATATTTTCGAGATCGTTTTGAGAGCAGGAAAGAAACCCCAAATATATTCAAGAAACTGTAACAaacgcagttttttttttcgtgaacgGATCGATAATCCAATTCTATTGTCGCTTGTCATCGCAAAATTGTATATATTATGTAGATTGGGTTACTAGTCGTTCGATTACCCAAGAGAGGGAGGATGATCTACTGCGATTCTAAAAGggttggtgtttttttttaagtagatTTTCCCCACTAAAAGTTCGCACAGAATAGTTTCTCGCTTCTCATCACAATTTTATGAATGCAACAACCGATTTGAAAGACCCCATAAAAATTTGATGGCGGCATTTTACATGGAAATTTGCATTACATTTGCTGGAGAAGCATCTAACATGAAATACATTGCTCCTTGGCTTTATTTCACTATACCAAGGAATAGCTATCGATTGCGAAACGTGCCAACAAAAGTATCGAGACGAACCGTCGGCGTCGTAAGGGACTGCGGTAATATTAAGATTGATTGCGCCAGGCTAATTTATACAATAATACCCATGACAAACGGCGGAAAATTGATTATCCACCTATATGTACCTTGGTCTTCTTCATAAATGATGGCAACTTTGGTCCAATTGAGGAAGAACATAACGTCCATGAAGGCTTTGTTGATGATGTCTATTGGTGGATACACGTTGATCGAATAGGGTTTGTATTCGCTGTCCATATCTAAGCGGgccttttgaattttcaatggAAACGTCGAGCAAACAAAATTACGTTTAGacaaatattcttttaaaatacattTACACAAGTAGATTTGATTAAAGGTGAAAGACTATATTCACCTCAAGGTGAGGAATCTCCAGCGCATCGCAAATTGACTGGACGTGAGCTCCAAGATACGGATCCGACGGACCGAATATAGCGTGCGCTCCTTGTTGCACTTGTAAGCAGgctaagggggggggggaatgtttTGACCATTAATTGAGACCTCTTTCTTCTGTATACCTA
It includes:
- the LOC124341825 gene encoding glutamate receptor ionotropic, kainate 2-like isoform X2, giving the protein MPEERYYNPLDCRTRSAAITAFVVVYLLFATVQPSGGLPPVIKIGAIMTEEQRGSQTEQLFKYAVERINRDPELLPNTTLIYDIHYVDREDSWHASKKACLQVQQGAHAIFGPSDPYLGAHVQSICDALEIPHLEARLDMDSEYKPYSINVYPPIDIINKAFMDVMFFLNWTKVAIIYEEDQGLVMLQDMIRAPMAKPMEILLRQASPDTYKDVLKEVKAKEFYNLVIDTRPENMNFFLKGVLQLQMNDYKYHYLFTTFDVEIFDLEAFKYNYVNITAFRAVDSEYFRVMQTLKEMERVQMPGYNQSVINRTRILQIEPALFYDSVHVFAHGLQALDRSSSLRLANMSCDDEVPWSDGSSLFNYINAVEYRGLTGPVQFREGRRTNFKFDLLKLKSHALLKVGEWTPRTGVNLTDPVAFFDAGTMNVTLVVTTNLEVPYVLLASGYNLTDNERYEGFCVELIREIAHLVGFNYTIRLAPEAKYGISDPKTGEWNGIVRELMDRKADLAIGSMTINYARESVIDFTKPFMNLGISIMFKVPTKPPARLFSFMKPLTLDIWLYVLVAYALVSITMFLVSRFSPYEWHNPYPCVADPTVIRNQFSLGNSFWFTVGTLMQQGSDLNPKAASTRIVGSIWWFFTLIIISSYTANLAAFLTVERMASPIESAQDLAEQREISYGTLESGSTMTFFRDSKIETYQKMWRFMENKKPSVFVSTYDEGIRRVLDGNYAFLMESTTLDYFVHRNCNLTQIGGLLDSKYYGIATPIGSPWRDRISLAILELQEKGVIYQLYSKWWKNKEEVCNKFPQGKETKTTLGVDSIGGVFVVLLCGLAVAVLIAIIEFCWNSKKSAAYEQQSLCSEMAEEFCFAVRCRGSVQRPAFKRKCSQCVTHCSYLREMDSHHVPVPTNGLLAENFREDFSTEYQTEGLSNNTVV
- the LOC124341825 gene encoding glutamate receptor ionotropic, kainate 2-like isoform X1, yielding MPEERYYNPLDCRTRSAAITAFVVVYLLFATVQPSGGLPPVIKIGAIMTEEQRGSQTEQLFKYAVERINRDPELLPNTTLIYDIHYVDREDSWHASKKACLQVQQGAHAIFGPSDPYLGAHVQSICDALEIPHLEARLDMDSEYKPYSINVYPPIDIINKAFMDVMFFLNWTKVAIIYEEDQGLVMLQDMIRAPMAKPMEILLRQASPDTYKDVLKEVKAKEFYNLVIDTRPENMNFFLKGVLQLQMNDYKYHYLFTTFDVEIFDLEAFKYNYVNITAFRAVDSEYFRVMQTLKEMERVQMPGYNQSVINRTRILQIEPALFYDSVHVFAHGLQALDRSSSLRLANMSCDDEVPWSDGSSLFNYINAVEYRGLTGPVQFREGRRTNFKFDLLKLKSHALLKVGEWTPRTGVNLTDPVAFFDAGTMNVTLVVTTNLERPYVMLNHGKNYTGNNRFYGFSMELLDEIARISKFSYIVDINPDGAYGVKNPVTGEWNGVVKQLMSHEVPYVLLASGYNLTDNERYEGFCVELIREIAHLVGFNYTIRLAPEAKYGISDPKTGEWNGIVRELMDRKADLAIGSMTINYARESVIDFTKPFMNLGISIMFKVPTKPPARLFSFMKPLTLDIWLYVLVAYALVSITMFLVSRFSPYEWHNPYPCVADPTVIRNQFSLGNSFWFTVGTLMQQGSDLNPKAASTRIVGSIWWFFTLIIISSYTANLAAFLTVERMASPIESAQDLAEQREISYGTLESGSTMTFFRDSKIETYQKMWRFMENKKPSVFVSTYDEGIRRVLDGNYAFLMESTTLDYFVHRNCNLTQIGGLLDSKYYGIATPIGSPWRDRISLAILELQEKGVIYQLYSKWWKNKEEVCNKFPQGKETKTTLGVDSIGGVFVVLLCGLAVAVLIAIIEFCWNSKKSAAYEQQSLCSEMAEEFCFAVRCRGSVQRPAFKRKCSQCVTHCSYLREMDSHHVPVPTNGLLAENFREDFSTEYQTEGLSNNTVV
- the LOC124341825 gene encoding glutamate receptor ionotropic, kainate 2-like isoform X3; translated protein: MPEERYYNPLDCRTRSAAITAFVVVYLLFATVQPSGGLPPVIKIGAIMTEEQRGSQTEQLFKYAVERINRDPELLPNTTLIYDIHYVDREDSWHASKKACLQVQQGAHAIFGPSDPYLGAHVQSICDALEIPHLEARLDMDSEYKPYSINVYPPIDIINKAFMDVMFFLNWTKVAIIYEEDQGLVMLQDMIRAPMAKPMEILLRQASPDTYKDVLKEVKAKEFYNLVIDTRPENMNFFLKGVLQLQMNDYKYHYLFTTFDVEIFDLEAFKYNYVNITAFRAVDSEYFRVMQTLKEMERVQMPGYNQSVINRTRILQIEPALFYDSVHVFAHGLQALDRSSSLRLANMSCDDEVPWSDGSSLFNYINAVEYRGLTGPVQFREGRRTNFKFDLLKLKSHALLKVGEWTPRTGVNLTDPVAFFDAGTMNVTLVVTTNLERPYVMLNHGKNYTGNNRFYGFSMELLDEIARISKFSYIVDINPDGAYGVKNPVTGEWNGVVKQLMSHKADLAIGSMTINYARESVIDFTKPFMNLGISIMFKVPTKPPARLFSFMKPLTLDIWLYVLVAYALVSITMFLVSRFSPYEWHNPYPCVADPTVIRNQFSLGNSFWFTVGTLMQQGSDLNPKAASTRIVGSIWWFFTLIIISSYTANLAAFLTVERMASPIESAQDLAEQREISYGTLESGSTMTFFRDSKIETYQKMWRFMENKKPSVFVSTYDEGIRRVLDGNYAFLMESTTLDYFVHRNCNLTQIGGLLDSKYYGIATPIGSPWRDRISLAILELQEKGVIYQLYSKWWKNKEEVCNKFPQGKETKTTLGVDSIGGVFVVLLCGLAVAVLIAIIEFCWNSKKSAAYEQQSLCSEMAEEFCFAVRCRGSVQRPAFKRKCSQCVTHCSYLREMDSHHVPVPTNGLLAENFREDFSTEYQTEGLSNNTVV